The Streptomyces luteogriseus genome includes a window with the following:
- a CDS encoding DUF485 domain-containing protein has translation MATDAPPPSKEQHKLPSPEEFAEVQESAEFGELRRSYRSFAFPLTIGFIAWYLLYVLLSNYAGGFMGTKLFGNINVALVLGVAQFVTTFLIAWWYSRHAAANLDPKAEAIKTRMESGA, from the coding sequence GTGGCCACCGACGCACCGCCCCCCTCGAAAGAGCAACACAAGCTCCCCTCACCCGAGGAGTTCGCCGAGGTGCAGGAGAGCGCGGAGTTCGGTGAACTGCGCCGCTCCTACCGCTCCTTCGCCTTCCCGCTGACCATCGGCTTCATCGCCTGGTACCTGCTGTACGTCCTGCTCTCGAACTACGCGGGCGGCTTCATGGGCACCAAGCTGTTCGGCAACATCAACGTCGCCCTCGTCCTCGGCGTCGCCCAGTTCGTCACCACGTTCCTCATCGCCTGGTGGTACTCGCGGCACGCCGCCGCGAACCTCGACCCCAAGGCCGAGGCCATCAAGACCCGGATGGAGAGCGGCGCATGA